A single Crateriforma conspicua DNA region contains:
- a CDS encoding TonB-dependent receptor, whose amino-acid sequence MALPQKSVRLRLLAVVLASIGGWIAGAGPDRFGASAQPPIPDAFAIPPDAGADTFDLQQPIRPGDAGRKQRNNGQKRTEAADQAVAADARIAKLFGEVSQIDELPTDRRSQAQSPAADAVFAAEATGRKTADIGDLLKRSKSAHGVSIQHRTPIVSDTRVRGQRVGQVLASGSYWAPARMDLDTMMNKIDSRLIEDTILIKGPYAARYGPGFRFVDLEFIHTPRYDGGPEIHGMTSATYNTNGEQWYGRQSIWGGSDRYGYHISYGHQTGNDYETGAGFTIPTSYKSRDLFVAMGHDLSDSESIEFNLLRLDQTDVEFPGLVFDLNFLVTDGYEITYTDTNPYIGERFTAEVWYNRTRFEGDTLRPGKNDQIPTLVFDLESPSGFDGYAVTDGDALSGGYRLENTFGWQNWCGQEGQWAIGTDMILLNQELNDIEPLAPPDDNNFPIPRSHSVDIGFYVEDVEKVSHQLTMTAGARIDAVFTDSRDIVDGVPATMSDLKDSELDQQFLLGSAYLTAEYELIDGWAVEAGLGTAHRPPTLTEMYADNSFIGSLQRGLTFLEGDPQLSSEKLYQIDLGTHYTDEQFRLGLFGHHAWIHDYITYDLVSPAGAIDGFPQGAALVNTDLATLAGFETYGQYDANRMVSLFGILSFVEGRDHSRNKPARQYSGTFRSDVDKDEEPLPGIAPLEARLGILLQDPSPERRWGIEFLTRIVDNQDRIADSLEEIETPGFTVYNLRTYARFNQWLVTAGVENLSDKFYREHIDYRSGLGVFRPGIGFYAGAQVNY is encoded by the coding sequence ATGGCCCTCCCCCAAAAAAGCGTCCGTCTGCGTTTGCTAGCAGTCGTGCTGGCATCAATCGGCGGATGGATTGCTGGGGCCGGCCCTGATCGATTCGGTGCATCAGCCCAGCCACCAATACCGGATGCTTTTGCGATACCGCCGGATGCCGGCGCAGACACGTTCGATCTTCAGCAGCCGATCCGGCCGGGTGATGCGGGACGAAAACAACGGAACAACGGACAAAAACGCACCGAGGCGGCTGACCAAGCGGTGGCCGCCGATGCCCGAATCGCCAAGCTGTTTGGTGAAGTCTCTCAGATCGACGAACTGCCGACCGACCGTCGCAGCCAAGCCCAATCGCCGGCCGCCGATGCCGTGTTTGCCGCCGAAGCAACCGGTCGGAAAACCGCCGACATCGGTGACTTGTTGAAACGATCCAAGTCAGCTCATGGAGTTTCCATCCAACACCGCACACCGATCGTCAGCGACACGCGGGTCCGGGGCCAACGGGTCGGGCAAGTCTTGGCATCTGGGTCTTACTGGGCGCCGGCCCGGATGGACTTGGACACGATGATGAACAAGATCGACAGCCGGCTGATCGAAGACACGATCCTGATTAAGGGTCCCTATGCGGCACGATATGGCCCCGGATTCCGCTTTGTCGATTTGGAGTTCATTCATACGCCGCGTTACGACGGTGGACCAGAAATCCATGGCATGACCAGTGCCACGTACAACACCAACGGCGAACAGTGGTACGGACGTCAATCGATCTGGGGCGGCAGCGATCGATACGGCTATCACATCAGCTATGGCCACCAAACCGGCAACGACTATGAAACGGGGGCCGGATTCACGATTCCCACCAGCTATAAATCGCGTGATTTGTTTGTGGCGATGGGACACGACCTGTCCGACAGCGAAAGCATTGAATTCAACCTGCTGCGGTTGGACCAAACCGATGTCGAATTCCCAGGACTGGTGTTCGATTTGAACTTCCTGGTCACCGACGGCTACGAAATCACCTACACCGACACCAATCCTTACATCGGAGAACGCTTCACCGCGGAAGTCTGGTACAACCGAACGCGATTCGAAGGCGACACCCTGCGTCCAGGCAAAAACGACCAGATCCCGACCTTGGTATTCGACTTGGAATCGCCTTCCGGCTTTGACGGCTATGCCGTGACCGACGGTGATGCCCTGTCAGGTGGCTATCGATTGGAAAACACGTTCGGATGGCAAAATTGGTGCGGGCAAGAAGGCCAGTGGGCAATCGGCACCGACATGATCCTGCTAAATCAGGAACTGAACGATATCGAACCACTGGCGCCGCCGGACGACAACAACTTTCCGATCCCACGCAGCCACTCGGTCGACATCGGTTTCTATGTCGAAGACGTTGAAAAGGTCAGCCACCAGTTGACCATGACGGCCGGCGCGCGGATTGACGCGGTGTTTACCGATTCGCGCGACATCGTCGACGGCGTTCCCGCCACCATGTCGGATTTGAAGGACAGCGAATTGGATCAACAGTTCCTGTTGGGTTCCGCCTATCTGACCGCTGAATACGAATTGATCGACGGTTGGGCGGTCGAAGCGGGTCTGGGCACCGCGCATCGCCCGCCGACGTTGACTGAGATGTACGCTGACAATTCCTTCATTGGTTCGCTTCAACGCGGGCTGACATTCTTGGAAGGCGATCCGCAACTGAGTTCCGAAAAGCTATATCAGATCGACCTGGGAACCCATTACACCGACGAACAGTTTCGCTTGGGCTTGTTTGGCCACCACGCGTGGATCCACGACTACATCACCTATGACTTGGTATCCCCCGCCGGTGCCATCGATGGATTTCCGCAAGGTGCAGCCTTGGTCAACACCGATTTGGCAACCCTGGCCGGATTCGAAACCTATGGTCAGTACGATGCCAATCGGATGGTCAGCCTGTTCGGCATCCTGTCGTTCGTCGAAGGCCGCGATCATTCACGAAATAAGCCCGCGCGACAGTATTCGGGAACGTTCCGCAGTGATGTCGACAAGGATGAAGAACCGCTTCCTGGCATAGCGCCGCTGGAAGCCCGACTGGGAATCTTGCTGCAAGACCCATCGCCCGAGCGTCGCTGGGGAATCGAATTCTTGACACGGATCGTCGACAACCAGGACCGCATCGCGGACAGCTTGGAAGAAATCGAAACACCGGGCTTTACCGTCTACAACCTGCGAACCTATGCCAGGTTCAATCAATGGCTGGTAACCGCAGGTGTCGAAAATCTTTCCGACAAATTTTATCGGGAACACATCGACTATCGTTCCGGGCTGGGTGTCTTTCGTCCCGGCATCGGGTTCTACGCCGGGGCTCAGGTCAACTACTAG
- a CDS encoding GGDEF domain-containing protein: MTVTPTAGPIGSPATPSAALAHHDAEATIEHAGQVTPVEAIGEESCLVQIYPADVIDGMLSLDSGGLSIGRDIVCDLALDDTSVSRRHAEITLDDQGHWITDHGSTNGTLVNGVRVDHVRLQSGDRITIGSFIFKYLSAGSVESQYHETVYQSLTRDALTGTLNKRVLLDSLRREIARSRRDHRPIAIAMMDIDHFKSVNDTHGHLVGDEVLREFGRRLSAECREDDVLARYGGEEFSLLMASTSREESLQITERCRCCIADTPFETAAGALSVSASFGIAIYCGEEKSSPNELLQIADMRLYDAKRGGRNRVIG; encoded by the coding sequence ATGACTGTGACACCGACCGCCGGCCCGATCGGATCCCCCGCCACGCCATCGGCCGCTCTGGCGCACCATGACGCCGAAGCCACCATCGAACACGCCGGCCAAGTGACGCCGGTCGAAGCAATCGGCGAAGAATCTTGCTTGGTGCAAATCTATCCCGCCGATGTGATCGATGGCATGCTGTCGCTCGATTCCGGGGGACTGTCGATCGGCCGCGACATTGTTTGCGACCTGGCGTTGGACGACACCAGCGTTTCCCGCCGCCATGCCGAAATCACGCTGGACGACCAAGGCCACTGGATCACCGATCACGGCAGCACCAATGGCACGCTGGTCAATGGCGTGCGGGTGGACCACGTCCGGTTGCAATCCGGCGATCGAATCACGATCGGAAGCTTTATCTTCAAATACCTTTCGGCCGGCAGCGTCGAAAGCCAGTATCACGAAACCGTCTATCAATCGCTCACGCGTGACGCCCTGACGGGGACACTGAACAAGCGGGTGCTGTTGGATTCACTGCGACGTGAAATCGCCCGTTCACGGCGTGATCACCGTCCGATCGCGATTGCCATGATGGACATCGATCACTTCAAAAGCGTGAACGATACGCATGGGCACTTGGTCGGCGATGAAGTGCTTCGTGAATTCGGACGCCGGCTTTCGGCCGAATGCCGCGAAGACGACGTGCTGGCACGCTACGGCGGCGAAGAGTTCTCGTTGCTAATGGCTTCCACCAGCCGCGAAGAATCGCTACAGATCACCGAACGTTGTCGCTGCTGCATCGCCGACACACCGTTCGAAACCGCGGCGGGTGCACTGTCGGTGTCCGCCAGCTTTGGAATCGCAATCTATTGCGGTGAAGAAAAGTCATCACCCAATGAGCTTCTACAGATTGCCGACATGCGTCTGTACGATGCCAAACGTGGTGGCCGAAACCGCGTCATCGGCTAG
- a CDS encoding sulfatase-like hydrolase/transferase, producing the protein MTAFWAVLALATAVSRPAVAAEDAPQSERPNIVFIFADDQCFQTIGSWNNAEVQTPHLDSLARRGTTFTHAYNMGSWSGAVCVASRTMLNSGRFVWNANEIWNRSEQERQEGRWWSEYLKAAGYRTYMTGKWHCKADAEKAFDVAKDIRPGMPKDTPQGYNRPLGTDDHNWSPSDPKFGGFWEGGTHWSEVVANHSEDYLAQAAGRDEPFFMYLAFNAPHDPRQSPQEYVDRYPVEQIKVPENFLPLYPHADLMGCGRKLRDARLAPFPRTPYSVQVNRQEYYAIITHMDAMIGRILQAIDDSGKADNTWIFFTADHGLACGQHGLMGKQNLYDHSVRVPFFVVGPDVEGGRKVDQPIYLQDVMPTTLDLAGVEKPQHVEFQSLLPMLDGQPSQYDTVYGAYLDLQRSVRTDHHKLIVYPKAGVVRLYDIQADPKEMHDLAGDADSRPIIEDLFAQLRQQQAAMNDPLDLSGFQF; encoded by the coding sequence ATGACCGCGTTTTGGGCGGTGTTGGCACTTGCAACGGCGGTCAGCCGCCCCGCCGTTGCGGCCGAAGACGCCCCGCAATCGGAACGGCCCAACATCGTTTTCATCTTCGCCGACGACCAGTGTTTTCAAACCATCGGCAGCTGGAACAACGCCGAAGTCCAAACGCCCCACTTGGATTCGCTGGCACGTCGCGGGACGACGTTCACCCACGCCTACAACATGGGGTCGTGGAGCGGTGCGGTGTGTGTGGCCAGCCGAACGATGCTCAACAGCGGCCGCTTTGTTTGGAACGCCAACGAGATTTGGAACCGAAGCGAACAGGAACGTCAGGAAGGGCGTTGGTGGAGCGAGTATCTAAAGGCGGCAGGATATCGCACTTACATGACGGGCAAATGGCACTGTAAAGCGGATGCGGAAAAGGCCTTTGATGTGGCCAAGGACATTCGCCCTGGCATGCCCAAGGATACCCCGCAGGGATACAACCGACCTTTAGGAACGGACGACCACAACTGGTCACCATCGGATCCAAAGTTCGGTGGCTTCTGGGAGGGCGGAACCCACTGGAGCGAAGTCGTCGCCAATCACAGCGAGGACTACTTGGCCCAGGCCGCCGGTCGGGACGAACCATTCTTCATGTACTTGGCGTTCAACGCGCCTCACGATCCGCGGCAGTCGCCACAAGAGTATGTGGATCGTTATCCGGTGGAACAGATCAAAGTACCGGAGAACTTTTTGCCGCTATATCCCCACGCCGATCTGATGGGGTGTGGACGCAAATTACGTGACGCCCGGTTGGCACCGTTCCCTCGGACACCGTATTCGGTCCAAGTCAATCGGCAAGAGTATTACGCGATCATCACGCACATGGACGCAATGATCGGACGGATCTTGCAAGCGATCGACGACAGTGGCAAAGCCGATAATACGTGGATCTTCTTCACGGCAGACCATGGACTGGCGTGTGGCCAGCACGGATTGATGGGAAAGCAAAACCTTTACGATCACAGCGTCCGCGTGCCGTTCTTTGTGGTCGGTCCTGATGTCGAAGGCGGCCGAAAAGTCGACCAGCCGATCTACTTGCAGGATGTGATGCCCACCACATTGGATTTGGCCGGTGTCGAAAAGCCACAGCACGTGGAATTCCAAAGCCTCTTGCCAATGCTGGACGGGCAGCCCAGTCAGTACGATACCGTCTACGGTGCCTATCTGGATCTGCAACGCAGCGTCCGAACCGATCATCACAAACTGATCGTTTATCCCAAAGCCGGCGTGGTTCGGTTGTACGACATCCAGGCCGACCCGAAAGAGATGCATGACTTGGCGGGCGATGCCGATTCACGACCGATCATCGAAGATTTGTTCGCTCAGCTGCGACAACAGCAAGCGGCGATGAATGATCCGCTGGACTTGTCGGGCTTTCAGTTCTGA
- a CDS encoding BCCT family transporter, translating into MNPIGDDNKTVAGSNDPATDLAINTPTKSWKQLFRVHPVVFPVAATVILGMVLSAVVLPELWSVDRLTRVRDSIGQHFGWFYVGIMNASLAFSLFLAFGPYGKIRLGRPDEQPEFGLAAWFSMLFSAGMGIGLLFYSVAEPISHYLQTPPGFPADASASRVAMATTIFHWGIHPWALYCAVGLSLAYYSFRHQQPLSFRSLLSPIFGKRVDGLLGDAIDVATIVATMIGVATSLGVGARQVNAGLAFLFNWNNSPLVQTILIAAITLVATVSVCLGLNTGIRRLSEGNMSLALVLLLAVIAGVGVSRYLAGFLDNIGAYLQMLPTHAFRTGVLDDDGVQWLNDWTVFYWAWWIAWSPFVGMFIARVSRGRTIREFVIGTLLVPTLVGIAWLTAFGNAALQQHAEVQKERVIAQQSDDIPLPSTPTYEVAVLDDEGQPELGEDGTFVAQTKPLTAVEYLNSTIVTADHTGQIATLPTVLFVMLDGMFSSAWITTLSVGIATICIVLFFVTSSDSASMVIDIIASGGDLDPPIGTRLFWAISEGLVAASLLAVGGLKAFQAVSIAAALPMAVIILLAGVGLLLSLRRDSTG; encoded by the coding sequence GTGAATCCCATTGGCGATGACAACAAAACGGTCGCCGGATCGAACGACCCGGCGACCGATCTTGCGATAAACACCCCGACCAAGTCTTGGAAACAACTGTTCCGCGTGCATCCGGTTGTATTTCCGGTCGCGGCAACGGTGATCCTGGGGATGGTGTTGTCGGCGGTCGTTCTGCCCGAACTATGGTCGGTCGACCGATTGACCCGGGTACGGGATTCCATTGGCCAGCATTTTGGCTGGTTTTACGTCGGCATCATGAACGCGTCGCTGGCGTTTTCGTTGTTTTTGGCTTTCGGCCCCTACGGCAAGATTCGGTTGGGCCGTCCCGACGAGCAGCCGGAATTCGGTTTGGCAGCTTGGTTTTCGATGCTATTCAGCGCCGGGATGGGCATCGGGCTGCTTTTCTACAGTGTTGCCGAGCCGATTTCGCATTATCTGCAGACTCCTCCCGGCTTTCCCGCCGACGCTTCGGCATCACGAGTTGCGATGGCGACGACGATCTTTCATTGGGGGATTCATCCGTGGGCGTTGTACTGCGCCGTCGGATTGTCGTTGGCCTACTACTCGTTTCGGCATCAGCAACCGCTCAGTTTCCGATCACTGCTTTCGCCGATTTTCGGTAAGCGGGTGGATGGATTGCTGGGCGATGCGATCGATGTCGCCACGATCGTCGCCACGATGATCGGAGTGGCCACGTCGTTGGGTGTCGGGGCACGTCAGGTCAACGCCGGTTTGGCCTTCCTTTTCAATTGGAACAACAGTCCGCTTGTTCAGACGATTCTGATCGCGGCGATCACTTTGGTCGCCACGGTGTCGGTGTGCTTGGGGCTGAATACCGGTATCCGGCGATTGAGCGAAGGGAACATGTCGCTTGCCCTTGTGCTGTTGCTGGCGGTTATTGCCGGAGTCGGTGTTTCCCGTTACCTGGCTGGTTTCTTGGATAACATCGGTGCGTATCTGCAGATGTTGCCGACCCATGCGTTTCGAACGGGCGTGCTGGATGACGATGGCGTTCAATGGTTGAACGATTGGACCGTGTTTTACTGGGCTTGGTGGATCGCATGGTCGCCGTTTGTGGGCATGTTCATCGCACGGGTTTCTCGCGGTCGAACGATTCGCGAATTTGTCATCGGGACGTTGCTGGTTCCCACGTTGGTCGGCATCGCTTGGCTGACGGCGTTCGGTAACGCGGCGTTGCAACAGCATGCCGAAGTCCAGAAAGAGCGAGTCATCGCCCAGCAGAGCGACGACATCCCGCTTCCGTCCACGCCGACTTATGAAGTCGCCGTGCTGGACGACGAAGGTCAGCCTGAGTTGGGCGAAGACGGCACGTTTGTCGCACAGACGAAACCGTTGACGGCGGTGGAGTATCTGAATTCGACGATCGTCACGGCGGATCACACGGGGCAAATCGCCACGTTGCCCACGGTGTTGTTCGTGATGCTGGACGGAATGTTTTCGTCGGCTTGGATCACCACACTGTCCGTGGGGATCGCGACCATTTGCATTGTCTTGTTTTTCGTCACGTCGTCAGATTCGGCATCCATGGTGATCGACATCATCGCGTCGGGTGGCGACTTGGATCCGCCCATCGGGACCCGCCTGTTCTGGGCGATCTCCGAAGGCTTGGTGGCAGCGTCGCTGTTGGCTGTCGGTGGCTTGAAGGCGTTTCAGGCCGTTTCGATCGCGGCCGCCTTGCCCATGGCGGTCATCATCCTGCTTGCGGGGGTCGGATTGTTGCTCTCGTTGCGGCGTGATTCGACCGGCTGA
- a CDS encoding methyltransferase domain-containing protein — protein sequence MSGTTYGQTTETARQYYNSDDADAFYAQVWGGEDIHVGLYESEDDPIRTASRRTVEAMADRIGPLDESSVVLDIGCGYGGAARYLAKRFGCRVIGLNLSEAENRRHREMNAEAGLQDRIEVIDGSFEAIPLDDASVDVVWSQDAILHSGDRVKVLQEVDRVLRCNGRFVMTDPMQSDGCPEGVLDPILSRIHLTDLGSPGFYQRTAESLGWNDLGFQPMTEQLARHYARVLATTEAEGERLKESISPDYLTRMKAGLRHWIDGGKAGHLAWGIFLFQKPVSS from the coding sequence ATGAGCGGTACCACCTACGGCCAGACGACCGAAACGGCACGCCAGTATTACAACAGCGACGACGCGGACGCGTTTTACGCACAGGTTTGGGGTGGCGAAGACATCCACGTCGGCTTGTACGAAAGCGAAGACGACCCGATCCGCACCGCCAGTCGACGGACGGTGGAAGCGATGGCGGATCGCATCGGTCCGCTGGATGAATCGTCGGTCGTTTTGGATATCGGTTGTGGCTACGGCGGCGCCGCACGCTACTTGGCCAAGCGATTCGGCTGTCGAGTGATCGGGCTGAATTTGAGCGAAGCCGAAAATCGTCGGCACCGCGAAATGAATGCCGAGGCGGGGTTACAGGATCGCATCGAAGTCATCGACGGAAGCTTTGAAGCGATTCCGCTGGACGATGCCAGTGTGGACGTCGTCTGGTCGCAAGACGCCATCTTGCACAGCGGTGATCGCGTCAAGGTTTTGCAGGAGGTCGATCGAGTGCTCCGGTGCAACGGTCGGTTTGTGATGACCGATCCGATGCAATCCGATGGCTGTCCCGAAGGAGTATTGGATCCGATTTTGTCGCGGATTCATTTGACGGATCTTGGGTCACCCGGGTTTTATCAGCGGACCGCCGAAAGCCTTGGCTGGAACGACCTGGGGTTTCAGCCCATGACCGAGCAGTTGGCGCGTCACTACGCACGGGTGCTTGCCACTACGGAGGCGGAAGGAGAACGCTTGAAGGAGTCCATTTCGCCCGACTATCTGACGCGAATGAAAGCGGGTCTGCGGCACTGGATTGACGGCGGCAAAGCGGGCCATCTGGCCTGGGGCATCTTTCTGTTTCAAAAACCAGTCTCATCCTGA
- a CDS encoding glycine/sarcosine N-methyltransferase codes for MPSDTENSLLDYHPQQYGDDPTSIRDTNKYTDEYVRGFVEKWDELIDWDQRMESEGNFFIEELRKRGVRKVLDVATGTGFHSVRLIEAGFEVVSADGSPYMLAKAFENGRRRGHVLRTIQADWRWLNRDVTGRFDAVICLGNSFTHLFSDRDRRKALAEFYSALKHDGVLVIDQRNYDSILDHGFDSKHQYYYCGDQVSARPEHMDEGLARFCYQFPDGSTYHLNMFPLRKQYTIDLMRQVGFQRVDTYGDFQETYHEADPDFFVHVAEKCYHSLLPKDQRAPADAGHIDYDDEDVTDAGGEGVQR; via the coding sequence GTGCCGTCTGATACCGAAAATTCCTTATTGGATTACCATCCCCAACAATACGGTGACGATCCGACCTCCATTCGCGACACCAACAAGTACACCGACGAATACGTCCGGGGGTTTGTCGAGAAGTGGGACGAGCTGATCGATTGGGATCAGCGGATGGAATCGGAGGGTAATTTTTTCATCGAGGAACTGCGTAAACGCGGCGTCCGGAAGGTCCTGGATGTGGCCACCGGCACCGGTTTTCACTCGGTTCGGCTGATCGAAGCCGGTTTTGAGGTCGTCAGTGCCGACGGCAGCCCCTACATGCTGGCCAAAGCGTTCGAAAACGGCCGCCGGCGGGGCCACGTGCTGCGAACCATCCAGGCCGATTGGCGATGGTTGAACCGTGACGTGACCGGGCGATTTGATGCCGTGATCTGTTTGGGAAATTCGTTCACGCACCTGTTTTCGGATCGCGACCGTCGCAAGGCCTTGGCGGAATTTTACTCGGCCCTGAAGCACGACGGCGTGCTGGTGATCGACCAGCGGAACTATGACTCCATCCTGGATCATGGTTTCGATTCAAAGCATCAGTACTACTATTGTGGCGATCAAGTTTCGGCCCGACCCGAACACATGGACGAAGGTTTGGCCCGTTTTTGCTACCAGTTCCCTGACGGATCGACGTACCACCTGAATATGTTCCCCCTGCGAAAGCAGTACACGATCGACCTGATGCGGCAGGTCGGGTTCCAGCGTGTGGACACCTACGGGGATTTCCAGGAGACGTATCACGAAGCAGACCCTGATTTCTTTGTTCACGTGGCGGAAAAGTGTTACCACAGCTTGTTGCCCAAGGATCAGAGGGCACCGGCCGACGCGGGCCACATCGACTACGACGACGAAGACGTCACCGACGCCGGTGGTGAAGGAGTTCAACGATGA
- a CDS encoding MarR family winged helix-turn-helix transcriptional regulator has protein sequence MSSQPQSSPPVAADPTAGNEGAPHRPPPTPADPLSLENQIVASIRKIIRAVDLHSRHLVGGHGLTGPQLAVLQVITGHAPISPSAVAKQVHLSQATVTGIVQRLEKRQLVARQPSQSDRRSVLITPTTTGQDLLAASPSLLQDRFREALSGLEPWEQTQMLATLQRIASLMDADAIDAAPHLTPGDITVDDSRATRSGEVERTSQGDGAEPTS, from the coding sequence TTGTCTTCACAGCCACAATCTTCCCCGCCCGTTGCGGCCGACCCAACGGCCGGCAACGAGGGTGCCCCCCATCGTCCGCCACCAACGCCCGCGGATCCGCTGAGCCTGGAAAACCAGATCGTCGCTTCGATTCGAAAGATCATCCGTGCCGTCGACTTGCATTCACGGCACCTTGTCGGCGGACACGGACTGACCGGACCGCAACTGGCCGTGTTGCAAGTGATCACCGGGCACGCGCCGATATCGCCCAGCGCGGTGGCGAAACAGGTCCACCTGAGCCAGGCCACCGTGACGGGGATCGTCCAGCGTTTGGAAAAAAGGCAACTGGTTGCTCGCCAGCCCAGTCAATCCGATCGACGATCGGTATTGATCACGCCCACCACCACGGGCCAGGATCTATTGGCGGCTTCCCCATCGTTGCTGCAGGACCGTTTCCGCGAAGCACTGTCGGGACTAGAACCCTGGGAACAAACACAGATGCTGGCGACACTGCAACGCATCGCCAGCCTGATGGACGCTGATGCCATCGACGCGGCGCCGCACCTGACGCCGGGTGACATCACGGTCGACGATTCGCGGGCGACACGCAGTGGTGAAGTCGAACGAACGTCGCAGGGTGACGGCGCGGAACCGACGTCCTGA
- a CDS encoding Gfo/Idh/MocA family protein: protein MSAENQDASVKFGLVGFGAWGQHHADAITKCGQASLAAIATHSEASAKAAQAAYPDAWVTTDFRELASREDLDVVDVVVPSDLHLDVATAVLESGKHLLLEKPMGLDVLQCTSMIELAESRDRLLCVGHELRLSSMWGEVKSMIDEGFIGQPRYCLVELSRNPYRQGSGGWRYDINRVGNWILEEPIHFFDLARWYLQSAGDPQTIYANASSRQVDHPELQDNFSAIMRFDGGPYAVVSQTLAAFEHHQTVKVTGTKGALWASWSGAMDRTRHPTFQLRAFDGNEVFTVPIDKPTGELFELEDQIERVCQAIVQDKPLHCTGIDGRWSVAMCQAAAESVETGAPAKVQVSCD, encoded by the coding sequence ATGAGTGCAGAGAACCAAGACGCATCCGTGAAATTCGGATTGGTCGGCTTCGGCGCGTGGGGCCAACACCATGCCGACGCCATCACCAAATGTGGTCAAGCATCGCTGGCCGCCATCGCCACGCACAGCGAAGCATCGGCCAAGGCGGCACAGGCGGCTTACCCGGATGCTTGGGTCACGACCGATTTTCGCGAATTGGCATCTCGAGAGGATTTGGATGTTGTCGATGTGGTTGTTCCCAGCGACTTGCATTTGGACGTGGCGACGGCTGTTTTGGAATCCGGCAAACACCTGTTGTTGGAAAAGCCGATGGGGCTGGATGTGTTGCAGTGCACGTCGATGATCGAATTGGCCGAAAGCCGAGATCGCTTGCTATGCGTCGGGCATGAATTACGTCTGTCGTCGATGTGGGGCGAAGTCAAATCGATGATCGACGAAGGCTTTATCGGCCAGCCCCGTTACTGCTTGGTGGAACTGTCACGCAATCCGTATCGGCAGGGCAGTGGTGGTTGGCGGTATGACATCAATCGTGTCGGCAACTGGATCTTGGAAGAACCCATCCACTTTTTTGATTTGGCACGTTGGTACCTACAATCCGCCGGCGATCCGCAGACGATCTACGCGAATGCCAGTTCGCGGCAAGTCGATCATCCCGAACTGCAGGATAACTTCAGCGCGATCATGCGATTTGACGGCGGCCCGTATGCCGTGGTCAGTCAAACGTTGGCCGCTTTTGAACATCACCAAACCGTCAAAGTTACCGGGACCAAGGGCGCGCTGTGGGCGTCTTGGAGCGGCGCGATGGACCGCACCCGTCACCCGACGTTTCAGTTGCGAGCCTTTGACGGCAATGAGGTGTTCACGGTTCCGATCGACAAGCCGACCGGTGAATTGTTCGAATTGGAAGACCAGATCGAACGGGTGTGTCAGGCCATCGTCCAAGACAAGCCGCTGCATTGCACCGGGATCGACGGACGTTGGTCGGTTGCCATGTGCCAGGCGGCGGCCGAATCGGTTGAAACGGGAGCTCCGGCGAAGGTTCAAGTAAGTTGCGATTGA